The Pieris brassicae chromosome 6, ilPieBrab1.1, whole genome shotgun sequence genome window below encodes:
- the LOC123711236 gene encoding cerebellar degeneration-related protein 2 isoform X3, which translates to MASFEDLAFDWSTLCQECPECWTASDLQLAAELGKTLLERNKELETGLRQHQNVIEDQAQEIEYLTKQTVALREVNDSRLRIYEQLEVSIQDLERANHRLAVDHAADKKHIKTLCGNIETLEGKCEELQKTVDDLYSQLEIFRRRSERKPESEKPKEKPPETTNAIVKKPETNGTPLKSAPLPELTKEDEDLLRLSDELRENKAAFAQEHRRVTELEEQLASVIQENNRLQEQLRNWHQRDDEPKSMHEEFSILEEVRQGQLCIRCLRGIERDDMSSMLDGEDDDRSAISSLILTPTGNLSPKDEVNSKLMKFDNAKEKLLQGIWANKEDGHENPYRELVQKYEALLEVQLSQGKNIKKNKTASPSAQNQTGPLSLNDELQTSGDFSQFSVKDTDEESGHGEEAQKVNRPKTEPNSRKKIIQTPDFSEAETSSSGFSDETSNKATQTERERPGSFLCTIADGEDYRFSIYDDVSPMDSRFRNRPEYRELFKEIFTILKKAAENKDDGEQLPLLDDTTTGKVPPVTPATEEPPGDFTDDTQSVLSSVMSEQSIPVSDVTAPDSSTPKEKEQPKIASELREAPPKTSVESNKENKPVAESTEKPKSSEQRKEKEREKEKERVLTPLVRQPLEYIAATRKKSRHRNRKHSQDRQGADSPVFPSPPKITYQKSSNKKRRDYRPIEVSPLARPAEAEWNGSTLQFYNRNLNSPTPSVSGRTGKIYQGWNPETDSWDIKQSTASQEIHKLRKLELSYAEVLRNTDKNKNRRKKHQ; encoded by the exons ATTTGCAGTTAGCAGCAGAACTCGGAAAAACTCTGTTAGAGAGAAACAAAGAACTTGAAACAGGGCTACGTCAACATCAAAATGTTATTGAAGACCAGGCCCAGGAAATTGAG tacttaacaaaacaaacagtGGCACTCCGCGAGGTAAACGACTCAAGACTGAGAATCTACGAGCAGTTGGAAGTAAGCATCCAAGACTTAGAGCGTGCCAACCACAGGCTCGCCGTCGACCACGCTGCGGACAAGAAACACATTAAAAC GCTATGCGGAAACATCGAAACCTTGGAGGGCAAATGTGAAGAGCTTCAAAAGACTGTAGACGACCTATATAGCCAACTGGAAATTTTTAGGCGGCGATCGGAGCGGAAGCCCGAAAGCGAGAAACCCAAAGAAAAGCCTCCGGAAACGACAAACGCTATCGTTAAAAAACCAGAAACTAACGGTACTCCTCTCAAAAGTGCGCCCTTACCGGAGCTTACGAAAGAAGACGAAGACTTATTGAGACTCAGCGATGAGCTTAGAGAGAATAAGGCTGCATTTGCACAAGAGCACAGGAGAGTCACTGAACTAGAGGAACAGTTGGCTTCAGTTATTCAGGAGAATAACAGGTTACAGGAACAGTTGAGGAATTGGCACCAGCGAGATGACGAACCTAAGTCGATGCACGAGGAGTTCTCGATCCTTGAAGAAGTCAG GCAAGGACAACTGTGCATCAGATGTCTCCGCGGCATTGAGCGCGACGACATGTCTTCTATGCTGGACGGAGAGGATGACGACAGAAGTGCTATTTCGTCACTCATTCTCACTCCAACCGGAAACCTGAGCCCCAAAGACGAAGTCAATAGCAAACTTATGAAGTTCGAC aACGCCAAGGAAAAGTTACTTCAAGGTATTTGGGCAAATAAGGAAGACGGCCACGAGAACCCGTACCGGGAGCTCGTGCAGAAATATGAGGCTTTACTGGAAGTACAACTGTCGCAAGGCAAAAACATCAAGAAGAACAAGACGGCCTCGCCGAGCGCACAAAACCAAACCGGGCCGCTCTCTCTTAACGACGAGCTGCAGACCTCCGGAGACTTCAGCCAGTTCAGCGTTAAGGACACCGACGAGGAAAGCGGCCACGGTGAAGAAGCCCAAAAAGTTAACCGACCGAAGACGGAGCCCAACTCGCGCAAAAAGATCATCCAAACACCGGACTTCTCCGAGGCCGAAACTTCGAGCTCCGGTTTCTCAGACGAAACTAGCAACAAAGCGACACAAACCGAACGCGAGAGACCCGGCTCCTTCTTGTGCACAATCGCAGACGGCGAGGATTACCGGTTTAGTATTTACGACGACGTCAGTCCGATGGACAGTCGTTTCCGCAACAGGCCTGAATACCGAGAATTATTTAAGGagatttttacaattttgaaGAAAGCGGCAGAGAACAAAGATGATGGAGAGCAGCTCCCCTTGCTCGACGACACGACGACCGGCAAAGTGCCACCCGTCACGCCCGCCACGGAGGAGCCCCCGGGCGACTTCACCGACGACACCCAGAGCGTCCTGTCGTCTGTCATGTCCGAACAGTCCATTCCAGTATCCGACGTCACCGCTCCAGATTCTTCGACGCCGAAAGAGAAGGAGCAGCCCAAAATAGCTTCTGAACTGAGGGAAGCCCCGCCGAAGACGAGCGTTGAAAgcaataaagaaaacaagCCAGTGGCCGAGAGCACCGAGAAACCGAAATCCAGCGAGCAAAGGAAAGAGAAGGAGAGAGAAAAGGAGAAAGAACGCGTGCTCACGCCTCTGGTGCGTCAGCCACTGGAGTACATCGCGGCCACTAGAAAGAAGTCCAGGCATCGCAATCGCAAGCACAGTCAAGATCGACAGGGAGCCGACTCGCCCGTCTTTCCGTCGCCACCGAAGATCACCTACCAGAAGTCCTCCAATAAGAAACGCAGAGATTACAGACCCATCGAAGTCAGTCCCCTCGCGAGGCCCGCGGAGGCCGAGTGGAACGGCTCCACGCTCCAGTTCTACAACAGGAACCTCAACTCGCCCACGCCCAGCGTGAGCGGCCGCACCGGCAAGATCTACCAAGGATGGAATCCGGAAACAGACTCCTGGGACATCAAACAGAGCACCGCGTCCCAGGAGATCCACAAGCTCAGGAAACTGGAACTGTCCTACGCCGAGGTCCTGAGGAACACcgacaaaaacaagaacaggCGTAAGAAGcatcaataa
- the LOC123711236 gene encoding cerebellar degeneration-related protein 2 isoform X2 produces the protein MDVAKDKTGICEDFAEEGKDSRRCMLDDLQLAAELGKTLLERNKELETGLRQHQNVIEDQAQEIEYLTKQTVALREVNDSRLRIYEQLEVSIQDLERANHRLAVDHAADKKHIKTLCGNIETLEGKCEELQKTVDDLYSQLEIFRRRSERKPESEKPKEKPPETTNAIVKKPETNGTPLKSAPLPELTKEDEDLLRLSDELRENKAAFAQEHRRVTELEEQLASVIQENNRLQEQLRNWHQRDDEPKSMHEEFSILEEVRQGQLCIRCLRGIERDDMSSMLDGEDDDRSAISSLILTPTGNLSPKDEVNSKLMKFDNAKEKLLQGIWANKEDGHENPYRELVQKYEALLEVQLSQGKNIKKNKTASPSAQNQTGPLSLNDELQTSGDFSQFSVKDTDEESGHGEEAQKVNRPKTEPNSRKKIIQTPDFSEAETSSSGFSDETSNKATQTERERPGSFLCTIADGEDYRFSIYDDVSPMDSRFRNRPEYRELFKEIFTILKKAAENKDDGEQLPLLDDTTTGKVPPVTPATEEPPGDFTDDTQSVLSSVMSEQSIPVSDVTAPDSSTPKEKEQPKIASELREAPPKTSVESNKENKPVAESTEKPKSSEQRKEKEREKEKERVLTPLVRQPLEYIAATRKKSRHRNRKHSQDRQGADSPVFPSPPKITYQKSSNKKRRDYRPIEVSPLARPAEAEWNGSTLQFYNRNLNSPTPSVSGRTGKIYQGWNPETDSWDIKQSTASQEIHKLRKLELSYAEVLRNTDKNKNRRKKHQ, from the exons ATTTGCAGTTAGCAGCAGAACTCGGAAAAACTCTGTTAGAGAGAAACAAAGAACTTGAAACAGGGCTACGTCAACATCAAAATGTTATTGAAGACCAGGCCCAGGAAATTGAG tacttaacaaaacaaacagtGGCACTCCGCGAGGTAAACGACTCAAGACTGAGAATCTACGAGCAGTTGGAAGTAAGCATCCAAGACTTAGAGCGTGCCAACCACAGGCTCGCCGTCGACCACGCTGCGGACAAGAAACACATTAAAAC GCTATGCGGAAACATCGAAACCTTGGAGGGCAAATGTGAAGAGCTTCAAAAGACTGTAGACGACCTATATAGCCAACTGGAAATTTTTAGGCGGCGATCGGAGCGGAAGCCCGAAAGCGAGAAACCCAAAGAAAAGCCTCCGGAAACGACAAACGCTATCGTTAAAAAACCAGAAACTAACGGTACTCCTCTCAAAAGTGCGCCCTTACCGGAGCTTACGAAAGAAGACGAAGACTTATTGAGACTCAGCGATGAGCTTAGAGAGAATAAGGCTGCATTTGCACAAGAGCACAGGAGAGTCACTGAACTAGAGGAACAGTTGGCTTCAGTTATTCAGGAGAATAACAGGTTACAGGAACAGTTGAGGAATTGGCACCAGCGAGATGACGAACCTAAGTCGATGCACGAGGAGTTCTCGATCCTTGAAGAAGTCAG GCAAGGACAACTGTGCATCAGATGTCTCCGCGGCATTGAGCGCGACGACATGTCTTCTATGCTGGACGGAGAGGATGACGACAGAAGTGCTATTTCGTCACTCATTCTCACTCCAACCGGAAACCTGAGCCCCAAAGACGAAGTCAATAGCAAACTTATGAAGTTCGAC aACGCCAAGGAAAAGTTACTTCAAGGTATTTGGGCAAATAAGGAAGACGGCCACGAGAACCCGTACCGGGAGCTCGTGCAGAAATATGAGGCTTTACTGGAAGTACAACTGTCGCAAGGCAAAAACATCAAGAAGAACAAGACGGCCTCGCCGAGCGCACAAAACCAAACCGGGCCGCTCTCTCTTAACGACGAGCTGCAGACCTCCGGAGACTTCAGCCAGTTCAGCGTTAAGGACACCGACGAGGAAAGCGGCCACGGTGAAGAAGCCCAAAAAGTTAACCGACCGAAGACGGAGCCCAACTCGCGCAAAAAGATCATCCAAACACCGGACTTCTCCGAGGCCGAAACTTCGAGCTCCGGTTTCTCAGACGAAACTAGCAACAAAGCGACACAAACCGAACGCGAGAGACCCGGCTCCTTCTTGTGCACAATCGCAGACGGCGAGGATTACCGGTTTAGTATTTACGACGACGTCAGTCCGATGGACAGTCGTTTCCGCAACAGGCCTGAATACCGAGAATTATTTAAGGagatttttacaattttgaaGAAAGCGGCAGAGAACAAAGATGATGGAGAGCAGCTCCCCTTGCTCGACGACACGACGACCGGCAAAGTGCCACCCGTCACGCCCGCCACGGAGGAGCCCCCGGGCGACTTCACCGACGACACCCAGAGCGTCCTGTCGTCTGTCATGTCCGAACAGTCCATTCCAGTATCCGACGTCACCGCTCCAGATTCTTCGACGCCGAAAGAGAAGGAGCAGCCCAAAATAGCTTCTGAACTGAGGGAAGCCCCGCCGAAGACGAGCGTTGAAAgcaataaagaaaacaagCCAGTGGCCGAGAGCACCGAGAAACCGAAATCCAGCGAGCAAAGGAAAGAGAAGGAGAGAGAAAAGGAGAAAGAACGCGTGCTCACGCCTCTGGTGCGTCAGCCACTGGAGTACATCGCGGCCACTAGAAAGAAGTCCAGGCATCGCAATCGCAAGCACAGTCAAGATCGACAGGGAGCCGACTCGCCCGTCTTTCCGTCGCCACCGAAGATCACCTACCAGAAGTCCTCCAATAAGAAACGCAGAGATTACAGACCCATCGAAGTCAGTCCCCTCGCGAGGCCCGCGGAGGCCGAGTGGAACGGCTCCACGCTCCAGTTCTACAACAGGAACCTCAACTCGCCCACGCCCAGCGTGAGCGGCCGCACCGGCAAGATCTACCAAGGATGGAATCCGGAAACAGACTCCTGGGACATCAAACAGAGCACCGCGTCCCAGGAGATCCACAAGCTCAGGAAACTGGAACTGTCCTACGCCGAGGTCCTGAGGAACACcgacaaaaacaagaacaggCGTAAGAAGcatcaataa
- the LOC123711236 gene encoding cerebellar degeneration-related protein 2 isoform X1 gives MTEEQERSDSFYSWELNGLNSLDLWDYTVELECLQGTEDLQLAAELGKTLLERNKELETGLRQHQNVIEDQAQEIEYLTKQTVALREVNDSRLRIYEQLEVSIQDLERANHRLAVDHAADKKHIKTLCGNIETLEGKCEELQKTVDDLYSQLEIFRRRSERKPESEKPKEKPPETTNAIVKKPETNGTPLKSAPLPELTKEDEDLLRLSDELRENKAAFAQEHRRVTELEEQLASVIQENNRLQEQLRNWHQRDDEPKSMHEEFSILEEVRQGQLCIRCLRGIERDDMSSMLDGEDDDRSAISSLILTPTGNLSPKDEVNSKLMKFDNAKEKLLQGIWANKEDGHENPYRELVQKYEALLEVQLSQGKNIKKNKTASPSAQNQTGPLSLNDELQTSGDFSQFSVKDTDEESGHGEEAQKVNRPKTEPNSRKKIIQTPDFSEAETSSSGFSDETSNKATQTERERPGSFLCTIADGEDYRFSIYDDVSPMDSRFRNRPEYRELFKEIFTILKKAAENKDDGEQLPLLDDTTTGKVPPVTPATEEPPGDFTDDTQSVLSSVMSEQSIPVSDVTAPDSSTPKEKEQPKIASELREAPPKTSVESNKENKPVAESTEKPKSSEQRKEKEREKEKERVLTPLVRQPLEYIAATRKKSRHRNRKHSQDRQGADSPVFPSPPKITYQKSSNKKRRDYRPIEVSPLARPAEAEWNGSTLQFYNRNLNSPTPSVSGRTGKIYQGWNPETDSWDIKQSTASQEIHKLRKLELSYAEVLRNTDKNKNRRKKHQ, from the exons ATTTGCAGTTAGCAGCAGAACTCGGAAAAACTCTGTTAGAGAGAAACAAAGAACTTGAAACAGGGCTACGTCAACATCAAAATGTTATTGAAGACCAGGCCCAGGAAATTGAG tacttaacaaaacaaacagtGGCACTCCGCGAGGTAAACGACTCAAGACTGAGAATCTACGAGCAGTTGGAAGTAAGCATCCAAGACTTAGAGCGTGCCAACCACAGGCTCGCCGTCGACCACGCTGCGGACAAGAAACACATTAAAAC GCTATGCGGAAACATCGAAACCTTGGAGGGCAAATGTGAAGAGCTTCAAAAGACTGTAGACGACCTATATAGCCAACTGGAAATTTTTAGGCGGCGATCGGAGCGGAAGCCCGAAAGCGAGAAACCCAAAGAAAAGCCTCCGGAAACGACAAACGCTATCGTTAAAAAACCAGAAACTAACGGTACTCCTCTCAAAAGTGCGCCCTTACCGGAGCTTACGAAAGAAGACGAAGACTTATTGAGACTCAGCGATGAGCTTAGAGAGAATAAGGCTGCATTTGCACAAGAGCACAGGAGAGTCACTGAACTAGAGGAACAGTTGGCTTCAGTTATTCAGGAGAATAACAGGTTACAGGAACAGTTGAGGAATTGGCACCAGCGAGATGACGAACCTAAGTCGATGCACGAGGAGTTCTCGATCCTTGAAGAAGTCAG GCAAGGACAACTGTGCATCAGATGTCTCCGCGGCATTGAGCGCGACGACATGTCTTCTATGCTGGACGGAGAGGATGACGACAGAAGTGCTATTTCGTCACTCATTCTCACTCCAACCGGAAACCTGAGCCCCAAAGACGAAGTCAATAGCAAACTTATGAAGTTCGAC aACGCCAAGGAAAAGTTACTTCAAGGTATTTGGGCAAATAAGGAAGACGGCCACGAGAACCCGTACCGGGAGCTCGTGCAGAAATATGAGGCTTTACTGGAAGTACAACTGTCGCAAGGCAAAAACATCAAGAAGAACAAGACGGCCTCGCCGAGCGCACAAAACCAAACCGGGCCGCTCTCTCTTAACGACGAGCTGCAGACCTCCGGAGACTTCAGCCAGTTCAGCGTTAAGGACACCGACGAGGAAAGCGGCCACGGTGAAGAAGCCCAAAAAGTTAACCGACCGAAGACGGAGCCCAACTCGCGCAAAAAGATCATCCAAACACCGGACTTCTCCGAGGCCGAAACTTCGAGCTCCGGTTTCTCAGACGAAACTAGCAACAAAGCGACACAAACCGAACGCGAGAGACCCGGCTCCTTCTTGTGCACAATCGCAGACGGCGAGGATTACCGGTTTAGTATTTACGACGACGTCAGTCCGATGGACAGTCGTTTCCGCAACAGGCCTGAATACCGAGAATTATTTAAGGagatttttacaattttgaaGAAAGCGGCAGAGAACAAAGATGATGGAGAGCAGCTCCCCTTGCTCGACGACACGACGACCGGCAAAGTGCCACCCGTCACGCCCGCCACGGAGGAGCCCCCGGGCGACTTCACCGACGACACCCAGAGCGTCCTGTCGTCTGTCATGTCCGAACAGTCCATTCCAGTATCCGACGTCACCGCTCCAGATTCTTCGACGCCGAAAGAGAAGGAGCAGCCCAAAATAGCTTCTGAACTGAGGGAAGCCCCGCCGAAGACGAGCGTTGAAAgcaataaagaaaacaagCCAGTGGCCGAGAGCACCGAGAAACCGAAATCCAGCGAGCAAAGGAAAGAGAAGGAGAGAGAAAAGGAGAAAGAACGCGTGCTCACGCCTCTGGTGCGTCAGCCACTGGAGTACATCGCGGCCACTAGAAAGAAGTCCAGGCATCGCAATCGCAAGCACAGTCAAGATCGACAGGGAGCCGACTCGCCCGTCTTTCCGTCGCCACCGAAGATCACCTACCAGAAGTCCTCCAATAAGAAACGCAGAGATTACAGACCCATCGAAGTCAGTCCCCTCGCGAGGCCCGCGGAGGCCGAGTGGAACGGCTCCACGCTCCAGTTCTACAACAGGAACCTCAACTCGCCCACGCCCAGCGTGAGCGGCCGCACCGGCAAGATCTACCAAGGATGGAATCCGGAAACAGACTCCTGGGACATCAAACAGAGCACCGCGTCCCAGGAGATCCACAAGCTCAGGAAACTGGAACTGTCCTACGCCGAGGTCCTGAGGAACACcgacaaaaacaagaacaggCGTAAGAAGcatcaataa